A stretch of Arctopsyche grandis isolate Sample6627 chromosome 9, ASM5162203v2, whole genome shotgun sequence DNA encodes these proteins:
- the Cam gene encoding calmodulin, giving the protein MADQLTEEQIAEFKEAFSLFDKDGDGTITTKELGTVMRSLGQNPTEAELQDMINEVDADGNGTIDFPEFLTMMARKMKDTDSEEEIREAFRVFDKDGNGFISAAELRHVMTNLGEKLTDEEVDEMIREADIDGDGQVNYEEFVTMMTSK; this is encoded by the exons ATG gCCGACCAACTTACAGAAGAACAAATTGCCGAATTCAAAGAGGCATTCTCATTGTTTGACAAAGATGGAGATGGAACCATCACAACAAAGGAACTCGGAACCGTCATGAGATCCTTAGGTCAAAATCCAACTGAGGCAGAATTACAGGATATGATAAATGAAGTAGACGCAGACG GTAATGGAACAATAGATTTCCCCGAGTTCCTTACGATGATGGCCAGAAAAATGAAGGACACCGATAGTGAGGAAGAAATCCGTGAAGCTTTCCGCGTATTCGACAAAGACGGAAACGGTTTCATCTCGGCAGCTGAGCTGCGTCACGTAATGACCAATCTTGGGGAGAAACTCACCGACGAAGAGGTGGACGAAATGATCAGAGAGGCGGACATCGACGGTGACGGTCAAGTTAATTATGAAG AATTCGTCACTATGATGACGTCGAAGTGA